Proteins from a genomic interval of Anas platyrhynchos isolate ZD024472 breed Pekin duck chromosome 4, IASCAAS_PekinDuck_T2T, whole genome shotgun sequence:
- the ZNF638 gene encoding zinc finger protein 638 isoform X3, with product MPPVGGGGSVPRQRGPGTPPVLPPVPPPVPLDPFRRFVLFLESFAPLVNSLNLGIASPLLLGPPPLQLAQIKTHLALQHLTSVAASSSAPPHAQFGQALLKSTMFSPRGALPQRPRGPNPAGAKPPGSFRGGGAAGLQRKPAPGTPPGAPQRFSGQDSFQWTGSQRINVRVTLHRADPRQVKVKTNLHQEQKGEARSSRWDNNPPCSAGAAAQKPPPPARIPEQSANAQSRYTPESASSILASFGLSNEDLEELSRYPDDQLTPENMPLILREIRIRKMGHSLSGLHPPSRGEETLGGTSGAAVKGKVIDYGHGSKYDYTEDPLEVRAYNSEVLNEDPLESRVYNPEAPAPESREDFQREQNVPMGVPPPGVPCNPVFPVQDLLKPPAFQNDSSTSRSFFPAEAAGKVSGLCAAPAGLPVVKPVSQPAVPPVMPPMLPPPMLPPLAQPLLPPVMPPLVQPPVPQHVMPPMAQPPFSAELLAAVGQHERIQHEAGSSQPAAQSGSVAGQKPFQPQPEGPIKSPFGIVKASWLPVFLQSDAQKIKRLPTPSMMNDYYATSPRIFPHMCSLCNIECTHMKDWILHQNTPSHIESCRQLRQQYPDWNPESRSSKRNAGDRKENQTPKRRSNSASPSPRRSRVAGSSYVLRRSRSRSRSPGRFRPTRPRSRSPRQMRRLSPRHRSRSPQRSRNLLRTSPRPPRSSSNDWSRRATRSQDRRAALEAVVKSLGPGFVAEFNKHKSLQAAGLGSSGSGKSPSSHGPLGKMPGNMKKPLKSVSPKAAKKDMLSLPGSSSSPESDDSPQDKEVEEDEEELPAGTSGPRPSPYNRLLREELLNCGTVLQISDLPDDGFSDQDIKKIVQPFGKVSDLIVLRSRNEAYLEMNYKEAVIAAVKYGETVPVLVNGKRVKISVAEKPKASPGQAKMSIKKKTRIVKKVAPSTKKHQNTTAKTTKSVTGKKEKTKKSVVTKDSKIKKASTTAANSVENKSEDLQISPEAEMDTGEVEFSDPKSVTEADKVTEAVKVVETPTKGIDNPASLLEKLAEMPQVAAVDLDEIKEPLTDQEAAVATVKSEESTEPISKEPDDICVVLISNLPEKGYSVEEVSNLAKPFGGLRDVLILSSHKKAYLEINRKSADSMVKFYTCFPMSLDGNQLCINMVPQYKTIKDEESIFTAIIKESDPKVNTEAIHHQFVHLGNLPDDGYREFEVVCVGLRFGKVDHYVVLKNKNKAILQLESPKAARSMYCFLKQYPYKMGEHTLSCMLSPNGEYAEAEAIKKDVKKEEPSKGSSGLKKYPEGTGVVQTAAANPPVEPSVAKKEPISISNVKEEMSAVQIEPSESHLGRAIREAAPRLAEAPVEKEEAELGVASIDSADAELLGAKAEELLPPSSLEKEEALRDNAKLELGKSAVLSASEKEVKARAEEPSAAATEPPGESCDAGKVGDVPSGSALKLPGEKKAGAVPEAVPPALDAASAEMVSPVVTQTSKKLDALEKNHVSGAVNTDCEKPVTQITEKKPALQTGVAVERKVDVAGAATERNPEESALKAGTATEETPEKLWGKTGAEPEKKLEKSVTKVGASVENAEKNVNEKNEGSLSKAPQNKGTGPAKVDETCKALPANPSLSVKEASSVGKAILKAVVSLPDVSKARVPVRRNEPPLCKGEEQKAASKPEPRGQAVAEKKMAPKEGGAPRAASNRASLGDGSGKPKVSRSSVVDGKGGGNGRNSSQQDKDSRVESRASSKQSQEGESRSSSTKKDNSSNKASLGGSAVRPPKSGSSSSAKQKEEEELFPFNLDEFVTVDEVVEESESPVKTRRNPPRGKRKDGAKNNSSSEPSSKRRKGKSSAARIAESELSFVTLDEIGEEEDVAAQLVGVANLEALSDPQGLVVVDEVIEEEELMGEAVKDPQSLVTLDEISEQEELGSHKDVPGSVFEEQDLKTEPLVTVDEIGEVEELPLNEPTGLSIEDVLKQKEDEKGPAEDSGEFVTSQVPDDPSALVTVDEIQEDNEDNPLVTLDEVNEDEDDFLADFNRLKEELNFVTVDEVGEEDEEEENTFPGKNLNEDEDDEDIVAVAGPEEEIAAIAGPEEEDIVAVAGPEEMEILGDMSPEDEDIIAISKSKVDQLGSGRKEPEPKQKKTVALDASKVQSAPKDLDYLVPKAGFFCQICSLFYADETSVKNHCKTPLHQQNMEKFMAKQKEEGNSGEERSSR from the exons CCCAAATTAAGACTCACTTGGCCCTCCAGCACTTGACCTCggttgctgccagcagctccgcACCTCCTCATGCTCAGTTCGGTCAGGCATTGCTGAAAAGCACCATGTTTAGCCCTCGAGGAGCGCTGCCCCAGAGGCCGAGAGGACCCAATCCGGCCGGAGCCAAGCCCCCGGGATCCTTTAGGGGAGGAGGCGCAGCGGGGCTGCAGAGAAAACCTGCGCCGGGGACACCTCCGGGAGCACCGCAGAGATTTTCGGGCCAGGACAGCTTCCAGTGGACGGGCTCGCAGAGGATCAACGTGCGGGTGACTCTGCACAGGGCCGATCCGAGGCAGGTCAAGGTGAAGACGAACCTCCACCAGGAGCAGAAGGGAGAGGCGCGCAGCAGCCGCTGGGACAATAACCCCCCCTGCTCCGCTGGGGCTGCCGCGCAGAagccgccccccccggcccggaTCCCGGAGCAGAGCGCGAACGCCCAGAGCCGCTACACGCCTGAGAGCGCCTCCAGCATCCTGGCCAGCTTCGGGCTCTCCAACGAAGACTTGGAGGAGCTCAGTCGCTACCCAGACGACCAGCTGACGCCCGAGAACATGCCCCTCATCCTGAGAGAGATCCGGATTCGGAAGATGGGTCACTCTTTGTCGGGTCTGCATCCCCCAAGCCGCGGAGAAGAAACGCTGGGCGGAACGAGCGGCGCGGCGGTCAAAGGCAAAGTGATCGATTACGGGCACGGCAGCAAATACGATTACACCGAGGATCCTCTGGAGGTGCGTGCTTACAACAGCGAGGTGCTGAACGAGGATCCCCTCGAGTCGCGCGTCTATAACCCCGAAGCACCGGCGCCAGAGAGCAGGGAAGACTTCCAACGAGAGCAAAACGTGCCCATGGGTGTCCCGCCGCCCGGCGTGCCGTGCAACCCGGTGTTCCCCGTTCAGGATTTGCTGAAACCCCCGGCTTTCCAGAACGACTCCTCCACCTCCCGCTCCTTTTTTCCAGCCGAGGCCGCGGGCAAAGTGTCCGGGCTGTGCGCAGCGCCCGCGGGGCTCCCCGTGGTGAAGCCGGTGTCGCAGCCGGCGGTGCCGCCCGTCATGCCCCCCATGCTGCCGCCCCCCATGCTGCCTCCCCTGgcgcagcccctgctgcctcccGTCATGCCGCCCCTCGTGCAGCCGCCCGTGCCCCAGCACGTGATGCCGCCCATGGCCCAGCCGCCCTTTTCGGCCGAGCTCCTCGCAGCCGTCGGCCAGCACGAGCGAATTCAGCACGAGGCCGGGAGCAGCCAGCCCGCCGCGCAGAGCGGCTCGGTGGCGGGGCAGAAACCCTTCCAGCCGCAGCCCGAGGGGCCAATTAAATCTCCTTTCGGCATCGTGAAGGCCTCGTGGCTCCCCGTGTTCCTGCAGTCCGATGCCCAGAAGATCAAAAGGCTGCCCACGCCCTCCATGATGAATGACTACTATGCCACGTCTCCGAGAATATTCCCCCATATGTGTTCTCTCTGTAACATAGAATGCACTCATATGAAG GACTGGATTCTGCACCAGAACACCCCCTCCCACATCGAGAGCTGCCGCCAGTTACGCCAACA GTACCCTGACTGGAACCCCGAGTCTCGTTCTTCAAAGAG AAATGCTggtgacagaaaagaaaaccagaccCCGAAGCGGCGCTCCAACTCTGCCAGCCCTAGCCCCAGGCGTTCGAGGGTGGCCGGCTCTAGCTATGTTCTGCGGCGGTCGCGATCGCGGTCCAGGAGCCCCGGCCGCTTCAGGCCAACAAGACCACGAAGCCGAAGCCCACGGCAGATGCGACGGCTCAGCCCGAGGCACAGGTCGAGGTCACCGCAGCGGTCAAGAAATCTGCTGAGAACAAGTCCGCGACCTCCGAGGTCTTCCAGTAATGACTGGTCCAGGAGGGCGACCCGATCGCAAG ACAGAAGGGCAGCTTTGGAGGCAGTAGTGAAAAGTTTAGGACCTGGCTTTGTAGCGGAGTTCAATAAGCATAAATCACTTCAAGCAGCTGGGCTAGGATCCTCGGGATCGGGAAAATCACCATCCTCTCATGGACCCCTAGGGAAGATGCCTGGAAACATGAAGAAGCCGCTGAAAAGCGTTTCACCGAAGGCTGCGAAGAAGGACATGCTTTCTCTGCCTGGGTCAAGTTCTTCTCCTGAAAGTGACGATTCGCCCCAAGACAAAGAAGTggaagaggatgaggaagagtTGCCCGCAGGAACCAGCGGACCTCGTCCTTCTCCTTATAACAGG CTGTTGAGAGAGGAACTGCTGAATTGCGGGACAGTCCTTCAAATATCTGATTTACCTGATGATGGCTTTTCAGAtcaggatattaaaaaaatcgTTCAGCCGTTTGGCAAAGTCAGTGATCTCATCGTACTGCGCTCTAGGAACGAG GCCTACTTGGAAATGAACTACAAAGAAGCAGTGATAGCAGCTGTGAAATACGGTGAAACTGTGCCAGTGCTGGTGAATGGGAAACGGGTGAAAATAAGTGTAGCAGAAAAGCCAAAAGCATCTCCTGGCCAG GCTAAAATGAGCATCAAAAAAAAGACTCGGATTGTTAAAAAAGTTGCGCCAAGTACAAA AAAACATCAGAACACCACCGCTAAGACAACTAAATCTGTTACAG gtaaaaaagaaaaaactaagAAATCTGTGGTGACAAAAGATAGTAAGATCAAGAAAGCCTCAACTACTGCAG CAAATTCAGTAGAAAATAAGTCTGAAGATCTTCAGATCTCACCAGAAGCTGAAATGGACACTGGGGAAGTTGAGTTTTCCGACCCAAAGAGTGTTACAGAAGCGGACAAAGTTACAGAGGCTGTGAAGGTGGTAGAGACTCCGACCAAAGGAATTGATAATCCTGCATCTTTACTAG AGAAACTTGCAGAGATGCCTCAGGTGGCAGCGGTGGATTTGGATGAAATTAAGGAGCCTTTAACTGATCAAG aagctGCTGTAGCGACTGTGAAGAGTGAGGAATCAACAGAACCAATTAGCAAG GAGCCTGATGATATCTGTGTGGTTCTTATTTCAAACTTGCCTGAGAAAGGATATTCTGTCGAAGAAGTTTCCAACCTAGCAAAGCCATTTGGAGGACTGAGAGATGTGTTAATTTTATCATCTCATAAAAAG gcatatcttgaaataaatagaaaatctgCAGATTCCATGGTTAAATTTTACACCTGCTTTCCAATGTCACTGGATGGGAATCAGCTCTGCATCAACATGGTGCCTCAGTATAAGACTATAAAAGATGAA gAATCAATATTTACTGCTATCATCAAAGAATCTGACCCTAAG GTAAACACCGAAGCTATACATCATCAGTTTGTGCATCTTGGAAACTTACCAGATGATGGGTACAGAGAATTTGAAGTAGTTTGTGTGGGACTTCGATTTGGAAAAGTTGACCATTATGTTGTgctgaagaataaaaacaag gcaATTCTACAGCTGGAGAGTCCCAAGGCAGCTAGATCAATGTACTGCTTCCTGAAACAATATCCCTACAAGATGGGTGAGCATACGTTGAGCTGTATGTTGTCACCTAATGGAGAGTATGCTGAA GCTGAAGCtataaaaaaagatgtgaaGAAAGAGGAGCCAAGCAAAGGAAG cTCTGGCTTGAAAAAATATCCAGAGGGAACAGGAGTGGTGCAAACAGCAGCTGCTAATCCTCCAGTAGAGCCTAGTGTGGCAAAGAAAGAACCCATTTCCATCTCTAATGTCAAAGAAGAGATGTCAGCAGTACAGATAGAGCCCTCTGAGTCCCACCTGGGAAGAGCAATAAGGGAGGCTGCTCCAAGACTGGCAGAAGCGCCCGTGGAGAAGGAGGAAGCCGAACTTGGCGTCGCATCCATCGACTCGGCTGATGCTGAACTGCTCGGAGCAAAggcagaagagctgctgcctccttccagCCTGGAGAAAGAAGAGGCACTTAGAGATAATGCTAAACTGGAGCTGGGCAAGTCTGCTGTTCTGTCTGCGTCGGAGAAGGAAGTAAAAGCGAGAGCTGAAGAGCCgtctgctgctgccactgagCCACCAGGAGAATCGTGCGATGCGGGGAAGGTGGGAGATGTGCCTTCGGGCTCTGCTCTGAAGCTGccaggagagaaaaaggcagGGGCTGTCCCTGAAGCCGTGCCCCCTGCTTTGGATGCAGCCTCAGCAGAGATGGTCTCGCCTGTTGTCACACAAACGAGCAAAAAGTTGGATGCTcttgaaaaaaatcatgtttctgGTGCTGTGAATACCGACTGTGAAAAGCCAGTGACTCAGATAACGGAGAAGAAGCCCGCACTTCAAACCGGGGTGGCCGTGGAGAGGAAAGTGGACGTAGCTGGAGCAGCCACCGAGAGGAACCCAGAGGAGTCTGCGCTCAAAGCTGGAACAGCCACGGAGGAGACCCCTGAAAAACTTTGGGGCAAGACTGGGGCAGAGCCAGAGAAGAAACTTGAAAAATCTGTGACCAAGGTCGGGGCGTCTGTGGAAAAcgctgaaaaaaatgtgaatgaaaAGAACGAGGGGAGTTTAAGCAAAGCACCTCAAAATAAGGGAACGGGACCAGCAAAAGTTGATGAAACCTGCAAAGCGCTTCCAGCGAACCCCTCGTTATCTGTCAAAGAAGCTTCCTCTGTTGGTAAAGCGATTTTAAAAGCGGTGGTGTCTCTTCCTGATGTGTCCAAGGCGAGGGTTCCGGTGAGGAGAAACGAGCCTCCCCTGTGTaaaggagaggagcagaaaGCTGCCTCGAAACCTGAGCCCCGAGGACAAGCGGTGGCGGAGAAGAAAATGGCACCAAAAGAAGGGGGAGCTCCGAGAGCTGCAAGCAACCGAGCGAGCCTGGGAGACGGCAGCGGCAAGCCGAAAGTGAGCAGAAGTTCTGTGGTTGATGGAAAGGGAGGAGGCAATGGGAGGAACTCATCCCAGCAAGACAAGGACTCGCGAGTGGAATCTAGGGCTAGTTCAAAACAGTCTCAAGAGGGGGAGAGTAGATCATCCAGCACGAAGAAAGACAACAGCAGCAATAAG GCTTCTCTTGGCGGCAGTGCTGTTAGACCTCCGAAAAGTGGCAGTAGCAGCAGTGCGAAGCAAAAGGAG GAAGAGGAGCTGTTCCCGTTCAACCTGGATGAATTTGTTACCGTGGacgaggtggtggaggagagcGAGTCTCCCGTGAAAACGCGGCGAAACCCACCGAGGGGCAAGAGGAAAGACGGTGCTAAAAACAACTCTTCCTCCGAGCCAAGTTCgaagaggagaaaagggaaaagctcCGCAGCACGCATCGCCGAAAGCGAGCTGTCTTTTGTCACGTTGGATGAGATCGGCGAGGAGGAGGACGTGGCCGCGCAGCTGGTGGGAGTTGCTAACCTCGAAGCACTCAGCGACCCGCAGGGCCTGGTGGTGGTGGATGAGGTGATTGAGGAGGAAGAGCTGATGGGAGAAGCGGTGAAGGATCCTCAGTCGCTCGTGACTTTGGATGAGATATCTGAGCAGGAGGAGCTTGGCTCCCATAAGGACGTCCCCGGGTCGGTTTTTGAGGAGCAGGATTTGAAAACCGAGCCCTTGGTAACTGTAGATGAAATCGGTGAAGTAGAGGAGCTGCCGCTGAATGAGCCCACGGGCCTGAGCATCGAGGATGTGCTGAAGCAGAAGGAGGATGAGAAAGGCCCCGCGGAGGATTCTGGAGAGTTTGTGACCTCTCAGGTGCCTGACGATCCCAGCGCTTTGGTGACAGTGGATGAGATCCAAGAAGACAATGAGGACAACCCCCTAGTGACGCTGGATGAAGTTAATGAAGATGAGGATGATTTTCTGGCTGATTTCAATCGCCTAAAAGAGGAATTAAATTTTGTTACGGTAGATGAAGTTggagaggaggatgaggaagaagaaaatactttccCAGGGAAAAATCTGAACGAAGATGAAGACGACGAAGATATCGTTGCTGTTGCAGGACCAGAAGAAGAAATTGCTGCCATTGCAGGACCAGAAGAGGAGGATATTGTTGCTGTTGCAGGAccagaagaaatggaaattctGGGAGATATGAGTCCAGAAGACGAAGATATTATTGCAATCTCGAAGTCAAAAG